Part of the Notamacropus eugenii isolate mMacEug1 chromosome 5, mMacEug1.pri_v2, whole genome shotgun sequence genome is shown below.
GCGACTCCAGGCCCCGCTCGGTGAGGGTGACTGCGGCCCCGGCGCCCGCCCTGGACGCGGCCGCGATCCAATCCCGCGGCATGCCCTCGGCTTAGCAGGGCTGCAGCTTCTGGACGGCTCTTCCGGCAGGGGCGGGGCGACGTCGCCGTGTTCGCGCGCTGGGCTCTCGCTGCTCCGCTATTGGCGGGCCCGGGATGGGCGGAGTGGGCGCATGCGCCGCCTTCTCACTCCTTTCGCTTCGTACCGGTGTCGGCTCTGGCTTGTTTTGCGGACGCACGAGTGTCTCTGCCCATGTTTCGGGCCGCGCTTCGGGGACTCGGGCACTCAGTCCTGCGGGGGCCCCATCATCGGGCCTCTGCCTTGGGGAGCCGCGGCTGGGGCAGCGGCGGCGGCGAGGATGGCGAAGGGCGCTGCGGGCCCCCGCGTGCCCAGGACGGCCGTGCCTGCTTCACGACCCCCATCTTCTACGTGAACGCGGCGCCGCACATCGGACACCTGTACTCGGCGGTGCTGGCCGATGCGCTGGTCCGCCACCGCCGCCTCCGGACCGCGCCGTCGCCGGGTGCGGGCCCCGCCGCCCCCCTCGTCCGCTTCTCCACGGGCACCGACGAGCACGGGCTGAAGATCCAGCAGGCGGCCGCCGCGGCGGGCTTGACCCCGTCGGAGCTCTGCGACCGGGTGTCCGCCCAGTTCCGGGCGCTCTTCCAGGAGGCCGGCGTCTCGGCTAACGACTTCCTCCGCACCACGGAGGCCCGGCATCAGCGCGCCGTGCACCACTTCTGGGGGGTCCTGCGCGCCCGGGGGCTGCTCCGCAAGGGGCTCTACGAGGGCTGGTACTGCGCCTCCGAAGAGTGCTTCCTGCCCGAGACCAAAGTCACCTGGCGCCCGGGCCCCGACGGAGGAAGTAGCCCCGTGGCCCTGGAGAGCGGGCATCCAGTCTGTTGGATGAAAGAGGAAAACTACATCTTCAGGCTCGCCCAGTTTCGAGAGCCTCTCAGGCAGTGGCTCCACGATGACCCCCAGGCCATCACTCCCGAGCCTTTCCGTCACCTTGTCCTCCAGTGGCTGGAGGACGACCTGCCAGACCTCTCAGTGTCTAGGGCGAATACCCATTTGCACTGGGGCCTCCCCGTACCTGGTGACCCAACTCAGACCATCTACGTATGGGTGGATGCCCTGGTCAGCTACCTCACTGTCATAGGTTACCCCGACTCAGAACAGAAGATCTGGTGGCCTACTAGCCACCACATCATAGGCAAAGACATTCTCAAGTTTCATGCCATTTATTGGCCTGCTTTGCTCCTGGGAGCTGGGATGACCCCTCCTCATCGCATATATGTCCACTCCCACTGGACAGTACAGGGCCAGAAGATGTCCAAGAGCCTGGGCAATGTGGTTGACCCTTGGACTTGTATGGATAGGTTTACTGTAGATGGATTTCGTTACTTCCTTCTAAGGCAAGGTGTCCCTAACTGGGATTGTGATTACTATGAAAAGAAAGTAGTCAAGTTACTTGATGCTGAGCTGGCAGATGCATTGGGGGGGCTCCTGAATCGATGTACCGCCCCTAGCCTGAATCCTACTGGGATCTTCCCGGAATTCTGCACCTCCTGTTTCCCTTCTTTGGAGGATGTAATGGTAGCTCCAGCAAAGGCCCAACCGGAGGACTATGCTTTGGTGAGGTCAGTTTCAGCTTTGCCCCTACAGGTAGAGAACTACTACGATAATTTTCAAATCTACAAGGCCTTGGAAGCAGTGTCCACTTGTGTCCGGCAGACCAATAGCTTTGTCCAGCGGAATGCACCTTGGAAGCTTAACAGGGCGAACTTGGCTGATGCTCAGTGGTTAGACACAGTATTACATGTAACACTGGAGTGCCTTCGAGTCTTTGGGATATTGCTTCAACCAGCTACCCCAGCACTAGCTGACAAACTTCTTTCCAGGCTAGGTATCTCTGAAACTGAGAGGGGCCTTCGGGACATCTGCTTCCTTCCTCGATACTATGGGCAACCTTGTCCCTTTGAAGGGAGAAGACTAGGACCAGACACTGGACTCTTGTTTCCAAGATTGGACAAATCTAGAGCACGGTTGGCAA
Proteins encoded:
- the MARS2 gene encoding LOW QUALITY PROTEIN: methionine--tRNA ligase, mitochondrial (The sequence of the model RefSeq protein was modified relative to this genomic sequence to represent the inferred CDS: inserted 1 base in 1 codon) translates to MSRRSQRPRLQAPLGEGDCGPGARPGRGRDPIPRHALGLAGLQLLDGSSGRGGATSPCSRAGLSLLRYWRARDGRSGRMRRLLTPFAXVPVSALACFADARVSLPMFRAALRGLGHSVLRGPHHRASALGSRGWGSGGGEDGEGRCGPPRAQDGRACFTTPIFYVNAAPHIGHLYSAVLADALVRHRRLRTAPSPGAGPAAPLVRFSTGTDEHGLKIQQAAAAAGLTPSELCDRVSAQFRALFQEAGVSANDFLRTTEARHQRAVHHFWGVLRARGLLRKGLYEGWYCASEECFLPETKVTWRPGPDGGSSPVALESGHPVCWMKEENYIFRLAQFREPLRQWLHDDPQAITPEPFRHLVLQWLEDDLPDLSVSRANTHLHWGLPVPGDPTQTIYVWVDALVSYLTVIGYPDSEQKIWWPTSHHIIGKDILKFHAIYWPALLLGAGMTPPHRIYVHSHWTVQGQKMSKSLGNVVDPWTCMDRFTVDGFRYFLLRQGVPNWDCDYYEKKVVKLLDAELADALGGLLNRCTAPSLNPTGIFPEFCTSCFPSLEDVMVAPAKAQPEDYALVRSVSALPLQVENYYDNFQIYKALEAVSTCVRQTNSFVQRNAPWKLNRANLADAQWLDTVLHVTLECLRVFGILLQPATPALADKLLSRLGISETERGLRDICFLPRYYGQPCPFEGRRLGPDTGLLFPRLDKSRARLAKVHST